Within the Musa acuminata AAA Group cultivar baxijiao chromosome BXJ2-9, Cavendish_Baxijiao_AAA, whole genome shotgun sequence genome, the region ttgcttaggatgtgttttggttatgtagtccacttgtaattaggattaggattaagagataatcctatatcctggttaggggccaactgggcccaaagtcagagttggtttaggctaaaaattaagctaaaccagcgaactagagagccaagattgaagcccaactagtggctgaaaacactgtagttgggctgaaatcactgtaggcggtggcaccgcctagttgggcggtggaaccgcccagcacccgagtgctgggcggtgacacctcctggctgggcggtggcaccgcccagcacccgagccctgggcggtggcaccgcctggctgggcggtggcacctccagcaccgggaaccctaaaagaattcaaattttgaaacccaaaatttgaatcctcttgaggcctataaatacccctcaaatctcagctgaggttacaacttttgagaagcattttgattgagagaaaagtcttagaaagtcttagaagtcttgttttcaatttgctagagagttctcctcctttcttattgaaaatttgtaagaggttgagctgcttgtaaaaggttgtaagaggggtgtttacccttccatttcaagagacttgctagtggaaggtgggagcctcatcgaagaggggcctcgcaagtggagtaggtcatttgaccgaaccactctaaaaatcggcgtaatctctggtttgctctttattattgtcatttacattactgcaaatcttcttactgctttagttccttattactcctattgcgcaacttcaagaatacgccttcaagttaaatttctcaagtttcgttcttaacgtacgaaagattttgattaaaatcgaagtttttatccgctgcactaattcacccccccctcttagtgccgctccgatcctaacaaaaactacACGATGGCATTGGCGGACCGCGTGCGCGATGCAGGTCAGGCCCTCAGCATCTTGTGCGACCGGAATGCCGAGCTGCGCAAGCAGCTCGAGGAGGTCCGCACGGGGGCAGCTCCAGAGGCAGTAGCGACGGCAGAGCAGCGCTCCTCGAAGCTCGAGGCGGAGGTGACGTGCCTCAAATCTGAGGCGGGGGCCGCCGATCAGCGTACGTCGGCGCTGGAGGCGGAGGTCCTTCGCCTTAAATCCGAGGCGAAGGCAGCTAAAGGGGAGAAGGAGGGTCTCCAAGGGCTCCTAAGGGTGACACAGTTCGAGGCTCGCTTAGCCCGGGATGAGGTGGTCACCCTGATCCAGAAGCTGGAAGGGGCCCTAGCTGAGGTGAAGGGGGCCTCAGAGGCTCTGGCTGTCGAGTGGGATCAGCGGCCAGAAAAAGATAAGGAAATAATCGAGGATTACAAGCAATCCTCAGGCTTTCAGCTCGGGTTGGTCCGGTCGGGGCAGGTCACTTATGAGTACGGGTACCGGATCGCCCTAGGCCGGTTCAGATCGTGCCACCCTGGGCTGGAAGTCGAGGTGGATCCTTTTGCCTCGCATCCCGAGGATTTAGACATAGATATGCCGGATGAGGTTCCCTTCGACGATAGCGTCGGGGGTCCCAACGATTAGGGCAGAATTTTGTAACATTTTTTGGTGGTCGGCTCAACTGAGTCAGGGTCGAGTCCTGTGATCttcatttcttctctttttgtaatcctcGAGTCCTGTCATGGTCGAGTCCTGTAATTCCTGGTTTTtgaagtaaaagaaaaaattttcttctcgtGTGTTGTCCGACTCTTTAGAAGAAAAGCTTCTTCTTTTAAACGCAAGACTTCTTCCCTCAaacgaaaaacttcttaaggttctggAGGTTCCATGTTCTCGGCCACGAAGAACAAAGGAAAATTTTTCTTGTGGCTCGCCcgacttcttcctcttcccttagACGGAAGCTTCTTCCCTTAGACGAAAAACTTCTCCATTTAaacgaaaaacttcttaaggttctggacgttccatgttctcggcAAGGAGGAACCGTCCATTGTCATGAGCCGGTATGTACCCAATCGGGTTACCtcgacgacccgataaggtccctcccatTTGGGAGCCATCTTCCCCctcgctcgggtcgggtcgctgacctcaGTCTTGCGTAGGACTAGGTCATTTAACTTAattggtcggggtcgtaccttccgGTTGTAGCTCCTTGCGATAGCTCTTTTATAAGAGAGGGCCTTCAAGTGTGAGTCGGCACGCTgctcctcgagcatgtcgaggccggctcgaagtccttcgttcATGATTTTCTCGTTGTAATTTCCTGTCCGAAGGGTAGCAATGGCTACCTTGGGCGGTAGGACAGCTTCTGTTCCGAATGCGAGGCTGTAGGGGGACTCTCCAGTCGCGGTCTTGGGGGTGGTGCGTAATGACCATAAGACGCTCGGGAGTTCGAccgtccaggccgatcgggctgcggacactcttcttttgagcccgcCTAGAATGGACCGATTGGTTACCTCCGCTAGCCCATTCGTCTGAGGATAAGCCACCGAGTTGAACCTTAGCTGGATGCCGTGACTAGCAAAGAACTCCCAAAACCTTCTACCGGCGAACTGAGGCCCATTATCTgtaatgatggttttgggcaagccGAACCGAGTCATTAGGTTCCTCCATACGAACTTTTCAATTTGACGCTCCGTGATCGTTGCTAGTGGCTCGGCCTcaacccactttgtgaaataatccactcCCACGACGATGTATTTCCGCTGTCCCGAGGCTGGCGGGAAAGGTCCGagcaggtccaaaccccactgcgcgaACGACCATGCGCAATCGATGGGGGTGAGTGGGACCGCGGGTTGCCGGGGCGCgcgggcgtgttcttggcacgAATTGCACTGCTGCACATAGGCCTTCGCGTctcggcacatggtcggccagtagtaaccttggcgaagtattttgtgcgCCAGGGTTCACCCGCTGATGTGCTCCCCGCAGACCCCTTCATGGACCTCGGCCAGAACTGTCCgagcttcgtcgggctccaagcacCATAGGAGGGGATATGTGAAGGACTGCTTATAGAGCCGTCCATCCACCTCGGAGTACCACGAATGCGTACGGCGCAGGCGCCGAGCTGTAGCCTCGTCGGGGGGAAGGGTCCCGTCCCACTTGAAGCATAGCAACTCTTGTACCCATGTGATTGGTGCGTCGCCCGAGGCTGCAGTTGCGATTTCGATGGCACGAGCAGGGAGCTCCTCGACCTCGGGCCGGGCTTCGAGGGTCAGCTTTGACGCCAACTTAGCTAGCGCGTCGGCTCGCTCGTTCTCTCCCCTTGggacattagataatgtaaaatgaggGAATTTGGTCATCAGGTTCTTTACCTGTGCCAGGTACTTCGCCATGTTCgggtcccgagcctcgtatccccagctgagttgctcggctaccaactgcgagtcggtgaggacgtgtatggcAACCACCTGCATttcgagggccaacctgagtcctgctaggagcgcctcgtattctgcctcgttgttagtggcttGGAACCCGAAGtggagggaacgctcgaacgacCGCCCGTCGGGAGCTAGCAGCACCAGCCCCGCGCCTGCACCCTTTGAGTTGGCTGATCCATCCACGTGCAGGACCCATGCTTTGGGAAGTTGCTCGAGATCCACGTCCTTGATCTGGGTTAAttctgcgatgaagtcggccaccgaCTAGGCTTTGATagcggtcctgggcacgtatcgTACGTCATGCtcaccgagctccaccgcccatttgagaagacgtcctgcaacatcaaatttagacaagatctgccgaagtggttggtcggtgatgacctccactgGGTGAGCCTGGAAATAGGGGCATAGCTTTCGGGCCGACATCACAAGTGCGAGTGCGAGTTTCTCAATCGGTGGGTAATGTTCCTCGGGCCCGTTCTAgacgtggctgacatagtagaccggAAGCTATTCGCCGGAGTTTTCTTTGATCAGAACGGAACTGACTGTGGGCCGGGAGGCAGCCAAGTAGAGGCCTAGCTTCTCCCAGGGAGAGACTGAGGCAAGCCGGGGGAGCCTGGCCAAGTGTTGCTTTATTTGTTtgaaggcttcctcgcactccgTCGTCCACTAAAAATTCTTCGAGTTCTTTagcgccctgaagaaggggaggcagcgatcgcccgatcgggcaAGGAAATGAGTGGACCTTTGATCGTCCGTTGCATGTCTTTGATCATCCGAGGCGACTGCATGTTAATGATTGCGTGGACCTTctctgggttggcgtcaattcctctttcatGTATGATGAACCCAAGGAACTTTCCCGAGGTGACGCCGAAAGCACACTTCGCagggttgagtcgcatgccgaacttgcgcagcGTGACGAAtgcctcggccaggtcggcaaggtgAGCTCCTGCCTCttggctttttacaatcatgtcatcaacgtaaacttccatgttccgcccgatctggtgggcgaacatcttgttcactgtTCTCTGGTATGTAGCCCCAGCGTTTTTTAATCCGAAAGGCATGACCTTATAAAAGTataccccttgatcggtgagaaaggccgtatgctcttggtcttcgggcgccattctgatctggttgtatcccgaGAAGGCATCCATAAATGAGAGTCAGGCGTGTCCGGCCATtgcgtcgaccaactggtcgacctttgggagggggtagcaatcctttgggtatgcattgttgagactggtgtaatcaacacacatcctccatcttccattgggtttctttacgaggactacattggatagccatcggGGGTATCTGACTTCTTCTATGAAGCTCGTCGCTAAAAGTCGACCCACTTCTACTCGTACGGCGAGTTGCCGATTAGGGGCTTGCAGTCTGGGTTTTTTCTTTACAGGGCGAGCGTCGGGTGAAATATTGAGGTGATGTTGTGTGACCTCCGGGTTGACGCTCGTCATGTTCGACGGTgaccaggcgaagatgtcggcatTTTTCTGTAGGAAGCCGACGAGCTGCCTTCGCTCCTGCTCGGGTAGCTCTGACCCGATTTTGACCATCTGATCTGGTCGTCCTTCTAGCAGTGGCAAGTCGACAGTGGATCCCCTCAGCTCGGGATGGGGGGTTGGTTTCTTCGTCTCCCGAGGATCCTCCAGCGGTGGTTCGATCCTTGCTCTCTTGTGTAATGAGACGACGGTCAGGTAGCAACGCTTGGATTCTCAGGGGCTTCCCGTGACTTCCCCGACCCCGGCGTGAGTCGGGAACTTTACagtttggtagtaagttgagatgaTGGCTCTGACTTTGTTGAGGGTCGGGCGACCGAGGATAGCGTTGTACGTggtggggaggtcgaccaccaggaaAGTGGTCATTACCGTCTTCAACCTTGGCGGGGCCCCTAAGGTTAAGGGCAGAGTGATAGCCCCCAGCGGTGAGATTGAATCTCCGGTGAATCCAGTGAGCGCCGAGCACATCAGCTTCATATTCTCCCTAGCCAAGCCGAGCTTCCGGAAGGCATCGAAGtaaagtatgtcggccgagctcccagtatcaaccatgatccttcttacttgcgcATTGGCAACCCTGGCTGATATCACGAGAGCATCGTCGTGCTCGGGTTGTTCGAATGCTCCGGCTGGGAAAGTGACCTTGGGCTCGGGCCCATGATTGGGAGCTTCAGCCGAGGCAGCTATCACGTCGATGTGTTGCTCGATGGGACCTTCCGGGCATGGCGATCGTTCCTTGTCCGACCGAAGGTACTGGCCGAGATGCCCTCTAcgaatgagctcctcgatctgcctttTCAACTCACGACACTGTTCAGTGTCATGCCCATGCTGTCGATGGAAGCGGCAATATTTTGAACGGTCTGCAAGTTTTTGCGGGCTCCTCATTGGGTGGGGGTCTTTGAGTAGTCCCTTCTCCCttatgtggagaaatatttctgTTCGGGACGAGCTCAAGGCGGGGAGAGGGGGCCTTGATGTCGTTGGGTCAGATTTGTCCAATCGACGCTGGGACGTGGCGGATTGGTGCTGCCGGGGCGGCTCCAACTTGACCCTCTTGTGCTCTTCATGCCTCCCGGCCATCCATGTTTTGGCGGCGACGAACTGGCTCGCTCGCTGAAGCATCTCAGGTAccgcggtggggggtcgctccacaagagaccaaaag harbors:
- the LOC135622020 gene encoding uncharacterized protein LOC135622020, with protein sequence MQIRGLSDAHPSLLMQAFMIGLRPSRFFWSLVERPPTAVPEMLQRASQFVAAKTWMAGRHEEHKRVKLEPPRQHQSATSQRRLDKSDPTTSRPPLPALSSSRTEIFLHIREKGLLKDPHPMRSPQKLADRSKYCRFHRQHGHDTEQCRELKRQIEELIRRGHLGQYLRSDKERSPCPEGPIEQHIDVIAASAEAPNHGPEPKVTFPAGAFEQPEHDDALVISARVANAQVRRIMVDTGSSADILYFDAFRKLGLARENMKLMCSALTGFTGDSISPLGAITLPLTLGAPPRLKTVMTTFLVVDLPTTYNAILGRPTLNKVRAIISTYYQTVKFPTHAGVGEVTGSP